The Azospirillum brasilense genome window below encodes:
- a CDS encoding helicase-related protein, with product MTSVLSSSGGGLGAGGRVVAVLGPTNTGKTHLAIERMLGHRTGMIGFPLRLLARENYDRIVSIKGKSAVALVTGEEKILPPSPSYWVCTVESMPLDRAVDFLAVDEVQLCADPERGHIFTDRLLNARGLVETMFLGSDTVQPLIRRLVPRAEFISRPRFSQLTYAGYRKLTRLPPRSCVVAFSATDVYALAEMIRRQRGGTAVVLGALSPRTRNAQVGLYQAGEVDYLVATDAIGMGLNMDVDHVAFARIVKFDGFAPRRLRAPEVAQIAGRAGRHMRDGTFGTTDEVGELEADVVDRVENHQFETIKTLMWRNSKLRFDTPGFLLKSLEERPPIPELLRARDADDHLALQALVRDHEVMDLAKGRDNVRLLWEVCQVPDFRKVLSDAHTRLLGQIFRQLRTGIGRLDEDWAAKQIARLDRTEGDIDALVARIAHIRTWTYISNRPSWLTDPVHWQARTRAIEDKLSDALHERLTQRFIDRRSATLVRTLKDGRELIGGVRADGEVVVEGHPVGRLEGFRFVPDAPERSEEAKSLLTAARRALREEVASRLRAFEQEPDDVFALGPDGVLTADGLAVARLGPGPSVLTPAVLPFDEGLLDQGQLDRVRVRLERWLKDRVAARLRPLLALRDAADLTGTARGLAFQVVENMGAMPRAPVAPLVEGLEKADRKALSRHGVRLGVSHLYLTALAKPGAVELRGLLWAVKHRLPLPVPIPPPGRVSVEATGAPPAFWEAIGYPAAGPRALRVDMLDRLETELLTAAKEGRTVAEPALAQMIGAKPDELGAVMKGLGYTRSVAEDGAVSWRRRRNPRHKPRREAPVNADHPFAKLRQLSGIG from the coding sequence ATGACCTCTGTCCTTTCTTCGTCCGGGGGCGGTCTGGGTGCGGGTGGCCGGGTGGTCGCCGTGCTGGGGCCGACCAACACCGGGAAAACCCATCTCGCCATCGAGCGCATGCTCGGCCATCGGACGGGGATGATCGGCTTTCCGCTGCGCCTGCTGGCCCGCGAGAACTACGACCGCATCGTGTCGATCAAGGGCAAGAGCGCCGTGGCCCTGGTGACGGGGGAGGAGAAGATCCTGCCGCCCAGCCCGTCCTACTGGGTGTGCACGGTGGAATCCATGCCGCTCGACCGGGCGGTGGACTTCCTGGCGGTGGACGAGGTCCAGCTCTGCGCCGATCCGGAGCGCGGGCACATCTTCACCGACCGGCTGCTCAACGCGCGCGGGCTGGTGGAGACGATGTTCCTCGGCTCCGACACGGTGCAGCCGCTGATCCGCCGGCTGGTGCCGCGCGCCGAGTTCATCAGCCGGCCGCGCTTCTCGCAGCTCACCTACGCCGGCTACCGCAAGCTGACCCGCCTGCCGCCGCGCTCTTGCGTCGTCGCCTTCTCGGCGACCGACGTCTACGCGCTGGCCGAGATGATCCGGCGCCAGCGCGGCGGCACGGCGGTGGTGCTGGGGGCGCTGTCCCCGCGCACCCGCAACGCCCAGGTCGGGCTCTATCAGGCGGGCGAGGTCGACTATCTGGTGGCGACCGACGCCATCGGCATGGGGCTGAACATGGACGTCGACCATGTCGCCTTCGCCCGCATCGTGAAGTTCGACGGCTTCGCCCCGCGCCGCCTGCGCGCGCCGGAAGTGGCGCAGATCGCCGGGCGGGCCGGGCGGCACATGCGCGACGGCACCTTCGGCACCACCGACGAGGTGGGGGAGCTGGAGGCCGACGTGGTCGACCGCGTCGAGAACCACCAGTTCGAGACGATCAAGACGCTGATGTGGCGCAACAGCAAGCTGCGCTTCGACACGCCGGGCTTCCTGCTGAAGTCGCTGGAGGAGCGCCCGCCGATCCCCGAGCTGCTGCGCGCCCGCGACGCCGACGACCATCTGGCGCTCCAGGCGCTGGTCCGCGACCATGAGGTGATGGACCTCGCCAAGGGCCGCGACAACGTGCGCCTGCTCTGGGAGGTCTGCCAGGTCCCCGACTTCCGCAAGGTGCTGTCGGACGCCCACACCCGGCTGCTCGGGCAGATCTTCCGGCAGCTGCGCACCGGCATCGGGCGGCTGGACGAGGATTGGGCGGCCAAGCAGATCGCCCGGCTCGACCGCACCGAGGGCGACATCGACGCGCTGGTCGCGCGCATCGCCCACATCCGCACCTGGACCTACATCTCCAACCGGCCCTCCTGGCTGACCGACCCGGTGCATTGGCAGGCGCGCACCCGCGCCATCGAGGACAAGCTGTCCGACGCCCTGCACGAGCGGCTGACGCAGCGCTTCATCGACCGCCGCTCGGCCACGCTGGTCCGCACGCTGAAGGATGGGCGGGAGCTGATCGGCGGCGTGCGCGCCGACGGCGAGGTGGTGGTGGAGGGCCACCCGGTGGGCCGGCTGGAGGGCTTCCGCTTCGTCCCCGACGCCCCGGAGCGCTCGGAGGAGGCCAAATCCCTGCTGACCGCCGCCCGCCGCGCGCTGCGCGAGGAGGTGGCGTCCCGCCTGCGCGCCTTCGAGCAGGAGCCGGACGACGTGTTCGCCCTCGGGCCGGACGGGGTGCTGACGGCGGACGGGTTGGCGGTGGCCCGGCTCGGCCCCGGCCCGTCGGTGCTGACCCCGGCGGTCCTGCCCTTCGACGAGGGGCTGCTCGACCAGGGGCAGCTCGACCGCGTCCGCGTCCGGCTGGAGCGCTGGCTGAAGGACCGCGTCGCCGCCCGGCTGCGCCCCCTGCTGGCGCTGCGCGATGCGGCTGATCTCACCGGCACCGCGCGTGGGCTGGCCTTCCAGGTCGTCGAGAACATGGGGGCGATGCCCCGCGCGCCGGTCGCCCCGCTCGTCGAAGGGCTGGAGAAGGCCGACCGCAAGGCGCTGTCCCGACACGGGGTGCGGCTCGGCGTGTCGCACCTCTACCTGACGGCGCTCGCCAAGCCGGGGGCGGTGGAGCTGCGCGGGCTGCTGTGGGCGGTGAAGCACCGCCTGCCCCTGCCGGTGCCGATCCCGCCGCCGGGCCGCGTCTCGGTGGAGGCGACGGGCGCGCCGCCCGCCTTCTGGGAGGCCATCGGCTACCCGGCGGCGGGGCCGCGGGCGCTGCGGGTGGACATGCTCGACCGGCTGGAGACCGAGCTGCTGACCGCCGCCAAGGAGGGTCGGACGGTGGCCGAGCCGGCGCTGGCCCAGATGATCGGCGCCAAGCCGGACGAGCTGGGGGCGGTGATGAAGGGGCTTGGCTACACGCGTTCCGTGGCGGAGGATGGGGCGGTCTCCTGGCGCCGCCGCCGCAACCCGCGCCACAAGCCCCGCCGCGAGGCCCCCGTCAACGCCGACCACCCCTTCGCCAAGCTGCGCCAGCTTTCGGGAATTGGATGA
- a CDS encoding RNA-binding S4 domain-containing protein produces the protein MTDLDDDDDLPDSGSDPTPAGRLRIDKWLWFARFFKTRSLAAKLCNAGGLRVSGTVVGKAHYAVKPGDVLTFAQGRHIRVIKVVALGSRRGPAPEAQALYEDLAPPVREEAIQDPYRAPPAPREPGAGRPTKRDRRALDQLYGEE, from the coding sequence ATGACCGACCTCGACGACGATGACGATCTCCCCGACTCCGGCTCTGACCCCACCCCGGCGGGCCGGCTGCGGATCGACAAGTGGCTGTGGTTCGCGCGCTTCTTCAAGACGCGCAGCCTCGCGGCGAAGCTGTGCAACGCCGGCGGCTTGCGGGTGTCCGGCACGGTGGTCGGCAAGGCGCATTACGCGGTGAAGCCCGGCGACGTGCTGACCTTCGCCCAGGGGCGGCATATCCGCGTCATCAAGGTGGTCGCGCTCGGCAGCCGGCGCGGCCCGGCGCCGGAGGCGCAGGCCCTCTACGAGGATCTTGCCCCGCCGGTGCGCGAGGAGGCGATCCAGGACCCCTACCGCGCGCCGCCGGCCCCGCGGGAGCCCGGCGCCGGGCGTCCCACCAAGCGCGACCGCCGGGCGCTCGACCAGCTCTACGGAGAGGAGTAA